Part of the Sphingorhabdus pulchriflava genome is shown below.
CGCCTCGATGGCATCGATGAAGACATCGCGAAAATGTGGGACAATGGCATCGCATGGCTGAAAGATGCGGGCGCCGAGGTTGTCGATATCAGCCTGCCACACACCAAATATGCGTTGCCCGCTTATTACATCATCGCTCCAGCCGAGGCTTCGTCAAACCTCGCCCGCTATGATGGCGTGCGCTATGGTCTGCGCGATCTGCCCGATGGCGCTGGCCTGCAGGATATGTACGCCGCGACCCGTGCCGCCGGTTTCGGTGCAGAGGTGCGCCGCCGCATCATGATCGGCACCTATGTGCTCTCCGCCGGTTTCTATGACGCCTATTACACGCAGGCGCAAAAGGTCCGCGCGTTGATCGCCCGTGACTTCGACAATGCGTGGAAGCAATGCGACCTGATCCTCGCCCCGACCGCGCCAAGTGCGGCTTTCGGCCTAGGCGAAAAGACCAGCGATCCATTGAGCATGTATCTGAATGACGTTTTCGCTGTGCCTGCCTCACTGGCCGGATTACCTGCCATGTCGGTGCCCGGCGGCCTCGACAAGCAGGGCCTGCCGCTCGGCCTGCAAATCGTCGGCAAGGCGCTCGACGAACAGAGCGTGTTGAACGCAGGTCTGGCAATCGAGGAACGTGCCGGATTTACGGCGGAAGCGGAGAAGTGGTGGTAATATGAGCGAATACCGCATCCAGGGCGTAACCGGTGAGTGGGAGGTCGTGATAGGCCTTGAGGTCCATGCGCAGGTTACTTCAAACGCCAAGCTTTTTTCGGGCGCTTCTGCTGCTTATGGCGGCGAGCCGAACAGCCATGTCTCGCTGGTCGATGCCGCAATGCCGGGCATGCTGCCTGTGCCCAACCGCGAGTGCATCCGTCAGGCGGTGCGCACCGGCATGGCGATAAACGCGCAGATCAACAAATGGTCGCGGTTTGACCGTAAGAATTATTTCTACGCCGATTTGCCGCAGGGCTATCAGATTTCGCAACTGTATCACCCGATCGTGGGTGAGGGCGAGATTGAGGTCATTCTCGACGAGAAGGACGCCAACTCCCCGCGCAAGACCATCGGCATCGAACGCATCCATGTCGAACAGGATGCGGGCAAGTTGATGCACGATCAACACCCGACCATGTCCTATGTTGACCTGAATCGTTGCGGCGTGGCGTTGATGGAAATCGTTTCGAAGCCAGACATGCGTTCTCCTGCCGAAGCTGGGGCTTATGTAAAGAAGCTCAGGTCAATTCTCCGCTATGTCGGCTCGTGCGACGGCAATATGGAAGAAGGCTCGATGCGCGCCGACGTGAATGTCAGCGTGCGCAAGCCCGGTGCTGAATTTGGCACGCGCACCGAGACGAAAAACGTCAACAGCATCCGCTTTGTGATGCAAACTATCGAGGTTGAGGCGCGGCGTCAGGTAGATCTGATCGAGGATGGCGGCACGGTGGTGCAGGAAACCCGCCTGTTCGACCCGAACAAGATGGAAACCCGCTCGATGCGCTCCAAAGAGGACGCGCATGATTACCGCTATTTCCCCGATCCGGACCTGCTGCCGCTCGAACTTGACGATGCGTTTCTGGAGGAATGCCGTGCGTCGTTGCCCGAACTGCCCGACGCCAAGCGCGCGCGGTATGAGAATGAACTTGGCCTGACGGCTTACAACGCCGCAGTGCTGACCGCCGAAGCCGAAACTGCCTTCTGGTTCGAAGACCTGCTGAGCCACGGCGTCGATCCCAAACAGGGTTCAAACTGGCTGCTTTCCGAATTGTTCGGGGCACTTAACAAGCTCGGCAAATCACTCGACGAAAGCCCGGTCAGTCCGGCACAGGCGGCGGAATTGCTTAAGCTGGTAGCCGACGGTACGATTTCGGGCAGCATCGCCAAACAGGTGTTCGAGATCATGCTTGAAACCGGGCAAGGTGCCGCTGCGATTGTGGAGGAAAAAGGCCTCAAGCAGACCAGCGATACCGGTGCGATCGAAGCCGTGATTGCCGAAATCCTCGCCAACAATCCGGGCCAGCTCGAACAATATCGTGGCGGCAAGGAGCAGTTGTTCGGCTTCTTCGTCGGCCAGACGATGAAGGCGATGCAGGGCAAGGCCAATCCGGGCGTGGTCAACGAATTGCTCAAAAAGGCGCTCGCAAGCTAGTTTCAGAGGCATTGGTAAAGCTTTAACGGCGCGCTTTGTAACCTCTTATACCTGTGCACGATTCCAGCTTGCATCGCGGTTTCGTGCGCGCGAAATAAGGGGAGCGGCGATATTCGCCGTCAGGAGTGTACATGGCGCCGAAATATCTGTTTGCCGCGATGCTGGTTGCGATTTCCGCAACGGCATCGGCGCAGGTTCCAGCGCCCGTCATCACCGAGAAATTTGCCGTTCGCGAAGGCTTTGCCTTTCCAAGCGATGCACCTGTACGCATCCTGATCTTCCGTCCCGACATCAAGGTGGGGGAGCAGACCACCGCCGGGCTTTTCCAGACCAATGCCGAATGGAATTCGGCTGCGCGGAGAGAACTGGCCCGGGCGCTGCAGACAGCGTACCGCGCGCGCGGGCTGGAAGCCGTGATGCACGCGACAGACAGTGATCAGGACAGCAAAATCCTGGCCGATTATCGGGCCCTTTTCCGTGTCGTGGTCAGAAGTGCTATCCGGCACAAATTGTTCGGCAGCGAACCCTTGCCTGGCAAGGTAGGCAAGTTCGACTGGAGTCTGGGCAATGGAGTGTCCCAGATAGCGCCGGAATCGAATGCAGATTATGGAGTATTCCTGTTCAGTTATGACGGATTTGAATCGCCGGGCAGGAAGGCTGCGCAAATCGTCGCATCACTAAGAGGCGCGCGGGATACTGGCGGGCCCCACCTTGGTTATGCCGCGCTGGTTGACCTGAAAAATGGCGATCTTCTGTGGCTGAACGTCGACCTGAAAACCGTGGGCGATGTGCGCACAGCCGAAGGCGCTGTGCAGCGGGTTGAACAGCTTTTGGCCGGATTTCCAAAAAAAGCTGGCGGGGTTACGCCATGATCCGTCAGGCCATGATCGGCGCAATCGCCATCGCCGCTTGGACAGCACCGTCGGCGCACGCGCACATTGCGCCATCAGCCCCGCAAATGATGCCAACTTCTATTGGCTATCAGCCAAATGACGCCGTTGAAAAGGGCTTATGGCTCGAAATGGACGAAGCCGAACGGCAAATGCGGACATCGAAATTTCTGGTCGATGACCCGGAGCTCATCGCCTATCTGCAGCGCGTGCTATGCCGGGCTGTGGGCAAGGACAAATGCGGGGCTGCGCGCATCTATTTAATGCGGACACCGCATTTCAACGCGGCCATGGCACCCAATGGGATGATGATCGTGTGGAGCGGATTGCTGCTTCGCGTTCGCAACGAAGCCGAACTGGCGACGGTCCTCGGCCATGAATTTTCGCATTTTGAAAAGCAGCACAGCCTGAAATCCTTTCGAGACATCAAAGCCAAATCGGATGCGGTGGCCTGGCTGGGCTTTGTTCCCGGCGGCATTTTTGCCCAGATCGGACTGATGGGTTCGGTTTTCCGTTTCAACAGGGAGATGGAGAAAGAGGCGGACATGGCCGCGCTCGAATACTTGAGCAGCAGCGGCTACGACCCCATGGCTGCTTCGCAGATATGGGAGCAATTGCGTGGCGAAATGGAAGCACAGGCGAAAGCCGACAAATCTGTAGCGAAAGAAGCAGAGAACGACTTTTTCTCCTCGCACCCCAACACCAAAGACCGAATGGAATATTTGCGCTCTGCCGCGAAGCGGAAAGCGCCCAACAATGAGAACGGAGCGGACCGTTATCGCGAAACTATTGCACGCTGGTGGCCGCGCCTTATCGAAGATCAAGTCAAGCTGGGCGATTTCGCGTCGACCGAATATCTCTTGGCCAGCCTGGCTCGAGGCCAGTGGACAGCAGATTTGCTATATGGCCGGGGCGAATTGTACCGCGCGCGAGGTAAAAAGGGCGACTTCGAGGCTGCCGAGGGATTTTACCGGCAGGCGATTAAAGCCGACGCCAAACTTGCTGAAAGCTGGCGCGGACTTGGACTTGTGCTGCTCCGGCAAGGCAAGGCCGTTGAGGGACGCAAGATGCTCCGCCAATATCTAACCATATCGCGCGTTGCCGGCGACAAGGCGATTATTGGGCTGATGGCGCAGGAGCCGGCAAAATGAGGCTGGTGCCGATGGCCATATCCTTATTCGCTCTCATCGGATTGTCGGTGCCCTTGGCTGCGGAGTGGAAGTCGGTGGCCGCAAATCAAGATGTGCGCGTCGCAGGCAAGCTGATGCTGGCAACTCCAGGGGAGGGATGGAACACATCGACCGCCCGGCCGTCGGATCGCAGCGAACGCTGGACGCGTGACGGTCTTGCGTTGAATGAACTGACATTCTTCGCTGGTGTGGCCGATGGAGAGGCGCTGTATTTCGTCCCGGCGGGTATTTCCAAAGATTTGCCCACGTTCCGCAGCGGCATGCTGCCGACCGATGTTGTCGAACTATTCGAAGCCTCCAACCGGATCGTGCTTGGATCGTCGGTCTTTGCTGTCGACAATATGGAGCCGGCCAAACTGGGTGACCATGATGCGGTGCGCTTTTCCTACAGATACGCCGCGCAAGATGAGGGGTTGACGCGAAAAGGCGAGGGGGTGGCGGCCATCGTTGGCGGGCAACTCTATCTCGTCAACTTCATAGCCCCGGCAGTGCACTATTTTGAGCGCGACATTGCCGAGGTTCGGCAGTTGATAGCGGGCGTGCAACTTCACCCTCCTAAAGCTGCAGAGCCCAAATAACGGGCCGTCGCGAAAGCCGCCAATCCTGCCGTTTTCGGCACTTGCCCTTGACCGACTTTGCCGTTAGAGGCACCCGACCGCACGGCCAATACGGGTGTGGCGGAGCGGGCGTGGCGGAATTGGTAGACGCGCTGGTTTTAGGTACCAGTATCGCAAGATGTGGGGGTTCGAGTCCCTTCGCCCGCACCAGTTCACAAGCGCCCGGCTTCCCAGCCAAGTCCGTCCACAGATTTTTGACGCGCAAATCTGCGCAGAGTTGAGGATTAGAGTTTTAGTTATGCAAGCCCAGGAAACCCAGAATGAAGGCCTGAAGCGGGCCTATCGCCTCACCGTCACCGTTGCCGATATCGAATCGCGGATCGACGCCGAAGTGCAGAAAATCGCGCCGCAGGTGCGTATGCCCGGCTTCCGTCCGGGCAAGGTTCCAGCGAACCTCGTCAAGAAGATGCACAAGGATGCGTTGCTTCAGGAAGCGCTGAACACATCCATCCAGGAAGGCGTCCAAAAGACGATCACAGACAACAAGCTGCGCCCGGCAACCCAGCCGCACGTCCATCTTGATCATGATTATGCGCCCGGTAAGGACGCTGTCGTCGATTTCCACTTTGAAATCCTGCCCAGCATCCCCGAAGTGAAGATTGAAGGCCTGTCGCTCGAACGTCTGACGGTTGAAGCCGAAGGTGCGGAAATCGATGCTGCGCTGGAACGTCTTGCATCGGGTCACAAGAATTTCGAAACCGCTGCGAAGAGCCATAAGGCTGCGACGGGCGACGTCGTTGTCATCGATTTCGAAGGCAAGGTTGATGGCGTTCCGTTCGACGGCGGCAAGGGTGAAGGCATGTCCGTCGAGCTCGGCTCGGGCCAACTCATCCCCGGCTTTGAAGACCAGCTGGTTGGCGTGAAGGCCAATGACAGCAAGGTCATCAAAGTCACTTTCCCCGATGATTATGGTGCCAAGGAACTGGCTGGCAAAGCCGCAACCTTCGACATCGTTGTCGGTGAAGTGAAGAAGCCCGTTGAAAGCAAGGCAGACGACAGCCTTGCCCAGGCTTTCGGCCTTGAAAGCCTCGACAAGCTCAAGGAGCTTATGAAGATTCAGGTTGAGCAGGAACTGAACGGCCTGACCCGGACCTATATGAAGCGCCAGTTGCTCGACCAGTTGGCTGCCGACCATGATTTCGAAGTTCCGCCCTCAATGGTTGAGGCCGAGTTCGAACAGATCTGGTCGCAACTGGAACAGGAAGCTGACCGCGAAGAAGATCCCGAAGCCGCCC
Proteins encoded:
- the gatB gene encoding Asp-tRNA(Asn)/Glu-tRNA(Gln) amidotransferase subunit GatB, with product MSEYRIQGVTGEWEVVIGLEVHAQVTSNAKLFSGASAAYGGEPNSHVSLVDAAMPGMLPVPNRECIRQAVRTGMAINAQINKWSRFDRKNYFYADLPQGYQISQLYHPIVGEGEIEVILDEKDANSPRKTIGIERIHVEQDAGKLMHDQHPTMSYVDLNRCGVALMEIVSKPDMRSPAEAGAYVKKLRSILRYVGSCDGNMEEGSMRADVNVSVRKPGAEFGTRTETKNVNSIRFVMQTIEVEARRQVDLIEDGGTVVQETRLFDPNKMETRSMRSKEDAHDYRYFPDPDLLPLELDDAFLEECRASLPELPDAKRARYENELGLTAYNAAVLTAEAETAFWFEDLLSHGVDPKQGSNWLLSELFGALNKLGKSLDESPVSPAQAAELLKLVADGTISGSIAKQVFEIMLETGQGAAAIVEEKGLKQTSDTGAIEAVIAEILANNPGQLEQYRGGKEQLFGFFVGQTMKAMQGKANPGVVNELLKKALAS
- a CDS encoding M48 family metallopeptidase → MIRQAMIGAIAIAAWTAPSAHAHIAPSAPQMMPTSIGYQPNDAVEKGLWLEMDEAERQMRTSKFLVDDPELIAYLQRVLCRAVGKDKCGAARIYLMRTPHFNAAMAPNGMMIVWSGLLLRVRNEAELATVLGHEFSHFEKQHSLKSFRDIKAKSDAVAWLGFVPGGIFAQIGLMGSVFRFNREMEKEADMAALEYLSSSGYDPMAASQIWEQLRGEMEAQAKADKSVAKEAENDFFSSHPNTKDRMEYLRSAAKRKAPNNENGADRYRETIARWWPRLIEDQVKLGDFASTEYLLASLARGQWTADLLYGRGELYRARGKKGDFEAAEGFYRQAIKADAKLAESWRGLGLVLLRQGKAVEGRKMLRQYLTISRVAGDKAIIGLMAQEPAK
- the tig gene encoding trigger factor, which gives rise to MQAQETQNEGLKRAYRLTVTVADIESRIDAEVQKIAPQVRMPGFRPGKVPANLVKKMHKDALLQEALNTSIQEGVQKTITDNKLRPATQPHVHLDHDYAPGKDAVVDFHFEILPSIPEVKIEGLSLERLTVEAEGAEIDAALERLASGHKNFETAAKSHKAATGDVVVIDFEGKVDGVPFDGGKGEGMSVELGSGQLIPGFEDQLVGVKANDSKVIKVTFPDDYGAKELAGKAATFDIVVGEVKKPVESKADDSLAQAFGLESLDKLKELMKIQVEQELNGLTRTYMKRQLLDQLAADHDFEVPPSMVEAEFEQIWSQLEQEADREEDPEAARKEMEAEREDYRDIAVRRVRLGLLLSEIGQGNGVEVSNQEMQMLVTQASQQYRPEDRQRFVQYLQENPMAAAQLRAPLFEDKVVDFLFDKAIVSEKTVTRAELEAAIEAEPEAKPSKKAPAKKAAAKKEAVPAKEEKPAAKKAAPKKEAAKDEGEKPAKKAPAKKAAAKK